From the Lathyrus oleraceus cultivar Zhongwan6 chromosome 4, CAAS_Psat_ZW6_1.0, whole genome shotgun sequence genome, one window contains:
- the LOC127076068 gene encoding uncharacterized protein LOC127076068 isoform X2 has protein sequence MGEQEEWAQPQSGLLPNGLLPNEAASVIQVLDSERWSKAEQRTAELIACIQPNSPSEQRRNAVAEYVQKLITKCFPCQLQVFTFGSVPLKTYLPDGDIDLTAFCKNQTLKDSWAHQVRDMLQNEEKNENADFHVKEVQYIQAEVKIIKCLVENIVVDISFNQLGGLCTLCFLEEVDSLINQNHLFKRSIILIKAWCYYESRILGAHHGLISTYALETLVLYIFHVFNNSFAGPLEVLYRFLEFFSKFDWDNFCVSLWGPVPIISLPDVTAEPPRKDAGELLLSKSFLDACSSVYAVLPGGPENQGQPFVSKYFNVIDPLRVNNNLGRSVSKGNFFRIRSAFAFGAKKLARLLDCPKDELFLEVNQFFLNTWDRHGSGQRPDVPSNDLWRLRLSNHDQSLGSENIRNNSHKIDNTSNREFHVEREQISHTGVSQHSNLSSENSSKNSDVSTFSHTQSQKSHVNQNNSRNTGQARRETTSTQGAYVDKIQRNMKTDNPVSDLRGKFLFARTRSSPELTDSYGEVSSQGRRARTDNIKGQNSVVKLENGRRKNIEPVVAARVDDSSGRHSSRQVVVSAAESISNHDEPSSGVLGEEFASVTGAGGMQMMNQEEQDLLNMMASPAAQGFNGQTHVPMSLPPGHLPFPFPPSILASMGYGQRNMANIPFIEAPWGSNMQFPQGLVPSPLHSYFPGFGLTSTTQDLAEPGNENFSTVEMNVAEADNDYWHEQERSSASGVESDNGNFEMLPDDKQQSTSGSYNFATSSRAGSSSSSARNHQKFTRENRGSTREEHIDNFHYQDGRRNEVYFDDRIANSELPSAPPSSSFRSKSPSESSWDGSSAKSSKSTREKRGKKSTPSVPTTIHGKGKNVSETSSNRADDENREWTPLLTMTSDMADRSTEPATGLSLQVQRHQISGFETAQTSGSDSQLPMAPVILGPGSRQRAIDNSGVVPFAFYPTGPPVPFVTMLPFFNFPTESSETSTSNFSGEERTENNDSVLNFDSSEVYDHSEVSSPSNSITRAGVESSDHRPDILNSDFASHWQNLQFGRFCQSPFQPPSMMHPSPIMVPPVYLQGRYPWDGPGRPPSANMNLVSQVVNYGPRLVPVPPLQSVSSRPANVYQRFVEDMPRYRSGTGTYLPNPVSVRDRHSTNSRRGNYNYERSDHHGDREGNWNTNSKLRSTGRGHNRNQGEKPISKSERLATSESRTERPWSAHRHDSFIPHQNGPVRGNSSQNSHTNVAYGMYSIPGMNPSGVSSNGPTMPSVVMLYPYDHNAGYSSPAEQLEFGSLGPMGFSGTNELSQPNEGSRSGGGILEEQRFHGGPAQRSSPDQPSSPHVSRGPDSNVR, from the exons ATGGGAGAACAAGAAGAGTGGGCACAGCCACAAAGTGGGCTACTGCCAAATGGTTTGCTACCAAATGAAGCTGCTTCTGTGATACAGGTGCTTGACTCGGAGCGGTGGTCGAAGGCTGAACAAAGAACTGCAGAGCTAATTGCTTGCATTCAGCCTAATTCGCCCTCTGAGCAACGCAGAAATGCGGTTGCTGAGTATGTCCAAAAGCTGATCACAAAGTGCTTTCCTTGCCAG TTACAGGTGTTCACCTTTGGGTCTGTTCCCCTAAAAACTTATTTGCCTGATGGAGATATTGACTTAACAGCATTCTGTAAGAATCAAACTTTGAAGGATAGTTGGGCACATCAGGTTCGTGACATGCTGCAGAATGAGGAGAAGAATGAGAATGCAGATTTTCATGTCAAGGAAGTTCAGTACATCCAAGCGGAA GTGAAGATTATAAAATGTCTTGTCGAGAATATCGTAGTAGACATTTCATTTAACCAGCTTGGAGGGTTGTGCACCCTTTGTTTTCTTGAGGAG GTTGATAGTCTGATTAATCAAAATCATTTATTCAAGcgtagcattatactgataaaAGCTTGGTGTTACTATGAGAGCCGAATACTTGGTGCCCACCATGGACTTATCTCTACTTATGCATTAGAAACCTTGGTTCTTTACATATTTCATGTTTTCAACAATTCCTTTGCTGGACCACTTGAG GTTTTGTATCGATTCTTGGAATTCTTTAGTAAGTTTGACTGGGATAATTTCTGCGTAAGTCTATGGGGTCCGGTACCAATTATTTCACTACCAGATGTGACAG CTGAGCCTCCTCGAAAAGATGCTGGAGAGTTACTGCTCAGTAAATCATTTCTTGATGCCTGTAGCTCAGTTTATGCTGTTTTGCCGGGTGGTCCAGAAAATCAGGGGCAACCCTTTGTTTCTAAGTATTTCAATGTCATTGATCCTTTGCGTGTGAACAATAACCTTGGCCGCAGTGTCAGCAAAG GTAATTTCTTCAGGATACGCAGTGCCTTTGCATTTGGGGCTAAAAAGTTGGCTAGATTACTTGATTGTCCAAAAGATGAGTTGTTTCTTGAAGTCAATCAGTTCTTCTTGAACACTTGGGACAGGCATGGAAGTGGGCAAAGACCTGATGTTCCAAGCAATGACCTATGGCGTTTGAGGTTATCTAATCATGACCAATCACTGGGTTCTGAGAATATCCGGAACAATAGTCATAAGATTGATAATACCTCCAATCGCGAGTTTCATGTGGAAAGAGAACAAATTTCACATACTGGTGTATCTCAGCATAGTAATTTATCATCTGAAAACTCGTCGAAAAATAGTGATGTATCTACATTTTCCCATACTCAAAGTCAAAAGAGTCATGTAAACCAAAATAATTCAAGGAACACGGGTCAAGCTCGAAGGGAAACTACTTCTACTCAAGGTGCTTATGTTGATAAAATTCAGAGAAATATGAAAACTGATAATCCAGTTAGTGATCTTCGTGGGAAGTTTCTATTTGCCAGGACACGTTCTAGCCCTGAGCTGACTGACTCTTACGGCGAAGTTTCTTCCCAAGGAAGGCGTGCAAGAACAGATAACATTAAAGGCCAGAATTCCGTTGTAAAATTGGAGAATGGTCGTAGGAAGAATATTGAGCCAGTTGTAGCTGCAAGAGTCGATGACTCATCCGGTAGACACTCATCTCGTCAAGTTGTTGTCAGTGCTGCTGAATCGATCAGTAATCATGATGAACCAAGCTCAGGTGTCCTGGGTGAAGAGTTTGCATCTGTTACCGGAGCAGGTGGAATGCAGATGATGAATCAGGAGGAGCAAGACCTTTTGAATATGATGGCATCTCCCGCCGCTCAAGGTTTCAATGGCCAGACTCATGTTCCAATGAGTTTACCTCCAGGTCACCTACCATTCCCATTTCCACCTTCCATTCTTGCATCAATGGGATATGGTCAACGGAACATGGCTAACATTCCTTTTATCGAGGCTCCTTGGGGTTCAAATATGCAGTTTCCTCAAGGTTTAGTCCCGTCGCCATTGCATTCATATTTCCCTGGATTTGGGTTGACCTCAACTACTCAAGATTTAGCTGAACCTGGCAACGAGAATTTCAGTACCGTTGAAATGAATGTAGCAGAAGCTGATAATGATTACTGGCATGAGCAGGAGAGAAGTTCTGCCAGTGGAGTTGAATCTGATAATGGAAATTTCGAAATGCTTCCAGATGATAAGCAACAATCAACTTCAGGTAGTTATAACTTTGCCACGTCTTCTCGAGCAGGCAGCTCTAGTAGTTCTGCCAGAAATCACCAGAAGTTTACTAGAGAAAATCGAGGGTCAACAAGAGAAGAGCATATTGATAATTTCCACTATCAAGATGGCCGTAGAAATGAGGTTTATTTTGACGATAGAATAGCAAATTCTGAGTTACCAAGTGCACCACCTTCAAGCTCCTTCAGGAGTAAGAGCCCTTCCGAAAGCTCATGGGATGGATCGTCAGCCAAATCCTCAAAGTCGACTAGGGAAAAAAGGGGGAAGAAAAGTACTCCCTCAGTACCCACAACTATTCACGGTAAGGGTAAAAATGTCTCCGAAACTTCATCTAATCGAGCAGACGACGAAAACAGAGAGTGGACTCCTTTGTTAACTATGACATCTGATATGGCGGACAGAAGCACCGAACCCGCAACTGGTTTGTCTTTGCAAGTTCAGAGGCATCAAATATCTGGTTTTGAAACTGCTCAAACAAGTGGATCAGATTCTCAATTACCCATGGCTCCTGTGATTTTAGGTCCTGGTTCTCGCCAAAGAGCTATTGATAATTCTGGAGTTGTTCCATTTGCATTCTACCCTACAGGTCCTCCTGTACCCTTTGTTACAATGCTTCCCTTTTTTAATTTTCCAACAGAGTCTTCTGAGACATCAACAAGCAACTTCAGTGGGGAAGAAAGGACAGAGAACAATGATTCTGTTCTAAATTTTGATTCATCTGAGGTATATGACCACTCTGAAGTGTCAAGCCCTTCAAACTCAATAACAAGGGCGGGTGTAGAGTCATCTGACCACAGGCCTGACATTCTCAATAGTGACTTTGCTAGCCATTGGCAAAATTTGCAATTCGGGCGATTTTGCCAAAGCCCGTTTCAACCTCCTTCAATGATGCATCCTTCGCCTATTATGGTGCCTCCTGTTTATTTGCAGGGTCGATATCCTTGGGATGGTCCTGGGAGACCTCCTTCAGCTAACATGAATCTTGTCTCTCAGGTCGTTAACTATGGGCCACGTCTTGTTCCCGTTCCTCCTCTCCAATCGGTTTCTAGTAGACCTGCAAATGTTTACCAACGTTTTGTAGAAGATATGCCTCGGTACCGAAGTGGTACTGGAACCTACCTACCTAATCCG GTTTCTGTTCGAGATCGCCATTCAACAAATTCCAGAAGGGGGAACTACAACTATGAAAGAAGTGACCATCACGGTGATAGAGAAGGGAACTGGAATACGAATTCAAAGTTGCGATCAACCGGACGTGGCCATAATCGCAACCAAGGAGAGAAGCCAATCTCAAAATCGGAGCGGTTGGCGACTAGTGAGAGTCGCACTGAGAGGCCATGGAGTGCACACAGACACGACTCATTTATTCCTCACCAGAATGGTCCAGTCCGTGGAAATTCCTCGCAGAACAGTCACACGAATGTAGCGTACGGAATGTACTCTATACCTGGCATGAATCCTAGTGGTGTATCATCCAATGGACCAACAATGCCATCTGTTGTTATGTTGTATCCTTATGATCATAATGCTGGCTACAGTTCGCCGGCCGAGCAGCTAGAGTTTGGGTCATTGGGACCAATGGGTTTCTCGGGCACCAATGAACTGTCGCAGCCGAACGAGGGAAGTCGCTCTGGTGGTGGAATACTTGAAGAGCAAAGGTTTCATGGTGGCCCTGCTCAACGTTCTTCACCAGATCAACCCTCTTCACCCCATGTCTCAAG GGGTCCTGATTCTAATGTGAGATAA